A genomic region of Raphanus sativus cultivar WK10039 chromosome 6, ASM80110v3, whole genome shotgun sequence contains the following coding sequences:
- the LOC108805786 gene encoding uncharacterized protein LOC108805786: MGTKIHCESLFSGHHHSMRDLNNESNGCRWPLFYAADNRDQFYNDDKDVVRRTMLEHEAVFKTQVLELHRVYRIQKDMMDELKRKQFNKEWFQNEASCSSQATNNDDLRKWKMPSFPLANSVYDRPSMSVVEDNGPVVPWQNGASSKNVEEVRPSKIRRKMIDLCLPADEDNEEVVELKDHRVSSQLPNGYGSSSSRSNGLADLNEPFKAQDTNEFAYGSVREDAPLHPDENGKQKVWPHRPLRIGKMMIHQVVNADHYPATQPAKPMDSTSQPMQVFMNSSQRVMGLPNPNHGPPPSWRERTFIDLEADTDDTNTNHESSFASHQPLHLYHPPDSAVPWNHMHSSWQNPSFGFPQRVARYPVDNGQKIQGCLGDRLPFESNGRSDYRPPGNNTLLDLNGSEVKFVRDLNLNVTLSSNTCVVEVSKDEATLPWLAKSKSNDAVPSPNIKEETGKSVENLIRIESSKSASCSNKPETEKINNIPRDERNAVRMMLDINEPLSDADQPMEEEHICNTKKVSVNSDKCHIDLNMSVIEEEEEDENWSVPTTTSRLSSKTIMIDLETVPESDVEEEDDDVSGDNKPSEESETTTAAAAETMVAISSACFDREVEATETIILHWFAETVDTHRENLDQKLASLSRNQARSIEEVDYFESVTLQLPETTEEEYMPKPLVPEDIVLEETSAVVTSQRPRRGNARKGKQRRDFQRDTLPGLVSLSKHEVTEDIQLFDGLMRAAGSSWTPNGLARKKTGSRGRPRRVVTIPEPVYYPVPAPCPSVQSKNGGEIEDGSFAGWGKMTRRPRRQRCPSSTVTTTTSNQRHAPFT, translated from the exons ATGGGAACAAAGATTCACTGTGAAAGCTTATTCTCTGGACATCATCACTCTATGAGAGATCTCAACAACGAGTCTAACGGTTGTAGATGGCCATTGTTCTATGCTGCTGACAATAGAGATCAATTCTACAATGATGACAAAGATGTGGTGAGAAGGACGATGCTTGAACACGAAGCTGTTTTCAAGACACAG GTTCTGGAACTTCACAGAGTATACAGGATACAAAAGGATATGATGGATGAACTGAAAAGGAAACAGTTCAATAAAGAATGGTTTCAAAACGAGGCATCATGTTCATCTCAAGCTACTAATAATGATGATCTCCGTAAATGGAAAATGCCTAGTTTCCCTTTGGCAAACTCGGTCTACGATAGACCCTCCATGTCAGTAGTGGAGGATAATGGTCCTGTTGTTCCATGGCAGAATGGAGCTAGCTCCAAGAATGTGGAGGAGGTTAGACCGTCGAAAATCAGGAGAAAGATGATAGATCTTTGTCTTCCGGCTGATGAGGACAATGAGGAAGTTGTGGAGTTGAAAGATCACAGGGTTTCGAGTCAGCTTCCTAATGGGTATGGGTCAAGTAGTAGTAGAAGCAATGGCTTGGCTGATTTGAATGAACCATTTAAGGCTCAAGACACAAACGAGTTTGCTTATGGCAGTGTAAGGGAGGATGCTCCTCTGCATCCAGATGAGAATGGCAAACAGAAAGTCTGGCCACATCGCCCCTTAAGAATTGGTAAGATGATGATCCACCAAGTCGTAAATGCAGATCATTACCCTGCTACTCAACCGGCCAAGCCAATGGATTCAACCTCTCAGCCTATGCAAGTTTTTATGAACAGTTCACAAAGAGTAATGGGTTTACCTAATCCTAATCATGGTCCTCCTCCAAGCTGGAGAGAAAGGACGTTTATTGACCTAGAAGCTGATACTGATGATACTAACACTAATCATGAATCAAGTTTTGCTTCTCATCAACCACTCCACTTGTATCATCCTCCAGATTCTGCTGTCCCTTGGAACCATATGCATTCCTCTTGGCAAAATCCTAGCTTTGGCTTCCCTCAGAGAGTTGCTAGGTACCCGGTTGATAATGGTCAGAAGATACAAGGGTGTCTTGGAGATAGATTACCGTTTGAAAGCAATGGTAGAAGTGATTACAGGCCGCCGGGAAATAATACATTATTGGATTTAAATGGGTCAGAGGTGAAGTTTGTGAGAGATTTGAACTTGAATGTGACACTTTCTTCAAACACTTGTGTTGTTGAAGTTAGTAAGGATGAAGCTACTTTACCATGGCTTGCTAAATCCAAGAGTAATGATGCTGTTCCGAGTCCCAATATCAAAGAGGAGACAGGAAAGAGTGTTGAGAATCTTATACGGATAGAGAGTTCAAAGTCTGCTTCTTGTTCTAATAAACCAGAGACTGAGAAGATCAACAACATTCCTAGAGATGAACGCAATGCAGTTAGGATGATGCTAGACATCAACGAACCACTTTCGGATGCAGATCAGCCGATGGAGGAAGAACATATCTGCAACACAAAGAAGGTTTCGGTTAATAGTGATAAGTGTCATATTGATTTGAACATGTCCGttattgaagaagaagaggaagatgaaaaCTGGTCTGTTCCTACTACCACTTCAAGACTGAGTTCAAAGACAATCATGATAGATTTGGAAACTGTTCCCGAGTCTgatgttgaagaagaagatgatgatgtcTCTGGAGATAATAAACCTTCAGAAGAGTCAGAAacaacaacagcagcagcagcagaaacAATGGTAGCCATCTCTTCAGCTTGCTTCGATAGAGAGGTTGAAGCTACAGAAACAATCATCCTTCACTGGTTTGCAGAAACAGTAGATACTCACAGAGAGAACCTAGACCAGAAGCTAGCTTCTCTCTCAAGGAACCAAGCGCGTTCCATCGAGGAAGTAGATTACTTCGAGTCAGTGACCTTGCAACTACCTGAGACCACAGAAGAAGAGTACATGCCTAAGCCATTAGTCCCTGAGGACATCGTATTAGAGGAAACCTCTGCGGTCGTCACGAGCCAAAGACCAAGAAGAGGAAACGCGAGGAAAGGAAAGCAAAGACGAGACTTCCAAAGAGACACTCTCCCTGGACTCGTGTCTCTTTCGAAACACGAAGTGACAGAAGACATTCAGTTGTTTGATGGGTTGATGAGAGCAGCGGGAAGCTCCTGGACTCCAAACGGTTTAGCAAGGAAGAAAACCGGGTCGAGAGGTAGACCGAGACGGGTCGTCACAATCCCTGAACCGGTGTATTATCCGGTTCCTGCTCCTTGTCCCTCGGTTCAAAGCAAGAACGGTGGTGAGATTGAAGATGGAAGCTTTGCAGGTTGGGGTAAAATGACAAGAAGGCCGAGGAGACAACGTTGTCCTTCTTCAACTGTAACTACTACTACAAGTAACCAACGGCACGCGCCTTTCACGTGA